A region of Brevundimonas sp. NIBR10 DNA encodes the following proteins:
- a CDS encoding peptidase — protein sequence MTYCVGMLVNDGLAMIADTRTNAGVDNISSYKKLHVTEITGERVIAISTAGNLSVTQTALAMVAEGIKMPGHDDVETLENVPSLFRAAQLVGYALNQVRNQIAPSLSADALKVTASMLLGGQIRGGRMGLYLIYAQGNFIECGLDTPYLQIGELKYGKPILDRALRPDTPMAEAVKLGLISFDSTIRSNVAVGPPFDMVVINRDSLHGHQRRIESDDPYFKDLGRRWSEALAQAHRAMPAPPWLEPQTAGRPNISIVS from the coding sequence ATGACCTATTGCGTCGGAATGCTGGTGAACGATGGATTGGCGATGATCGCCGACACGCGCACGAATGCGGGTGTCGACAACATCTCCTCCTACAAGAAACTGCACGTGACCGAGATCACGGGCGAGCGGGTCATCGCCATCTCGACCGCCGGCAATCTGTCGGTGACTCAGACGGCCCTGGCCATGGTCGCCGAGGGCATCAAGATGCCCGGCCACGACGACGTCGAGACCCTGGAAAACGTCCCCAGCCTGTTCCGCGCGGCCCAGCTGGTCGGTTATGCCCTGAACCAGGTACGCAACCAGATCGCTCCCTCCCTGTCGGCCGATGCGCTCAAGGTGACGGCCTCGATGCTGCTGGGCGGCCAGATCCGGGGCGGCAGGATGGGGCTGTACCTGATCTATGCCCAGGGCAATTTCATCGAGTGCGGCCTGGACACCCCCTATCTGCAGATCGGCGAGCTCAAGTACGGCAAGCCCATTCTTGACCGGGCGTTGCGGCCCGACACCCCGATGGCCGAGGCGGTCAAGCTGGGGCTGATCTCGTTCGATTCGACGATCCGCTCCAACGTCGCCGTGGGGCCCCCCTTCGACATGGTGGTCATCAACCGCGACAGCCTGCACGGCCACCAACGCCGCATCGAGAGCGACGACCCCTATTTCAAGGACCTGGGCCGCCGCTGGTCCGAGGCCCTCGCCCAGGCCCACCGCGCCATGCCCGCCCCGCCGTGGCTGGAACCCCAGACGGCGGGTCGGCCGAATATTTCCATCGTCAGCTAG
- a CDS encoding transglutaminase family protein — MRIRIDYETRYSYSRPARFIVQTLRVTPRSTESQQVREWRIETDVDTKLRRAEDSFGNIVHTLYTERPTEGLTVRVTGEVATTETGGVLRGVPERLSPRVYLRDSPLTHADDALRAFADRVGPGDDLTRLHRLMAMIHEEVAFMVGSTTADHTAADAFAQKKGVCQDHAQIFIACARRIGIPARYVSGHLHRTDGLEDQDAAHAWAEGWVPDLGWVGFDAANGIAPTEHYVRVASGLDALGATPFRGTSYGGGMETMTVALRVRQMQQLQQQQQGIGW, encoded by the coding sequence ATGCGTATCCGGATCGACTACGAAACCCGTTATTCCTACAGCCGGCCGGCGCGGTTCATCGTCCAGACCCTTCGCGTCACGCCGCGCTCGACCGAGAGCCAGCAGGTGCGGGAGTGGCGGATCGAGACCGACGTGGACACCAAGCTGCGCCGCGCCGAGGATTCCTTCGGCAACATCGTCCACACCCTCTACACCGAGCGTCCGACGGAGGGGCTGACCGTGCGGGTCACCGGCGAGGTGGCGACGACCGAGACCGGCGGCGTCCTGCGGGGCGTGCCCGAGCGGCTGTCGCCGCGGGTCTATCTGAGGGACAGCCCGCTGACCCATGCGGACGACGCCCTGCGCGCCTTCGCCGATCGGGTGGGCCCGGGCGACGACCTGACCCGGCTGCACCGGCTGATGGCCATGATCCACGAGGAGGTGGCCTTCATGGTCGGGTCGACCACGGCCGACCACACCGCCGCCGACGCCTTCGCCCAGAAGAAGGGTGTGTGTCAGGACCACGCCCAGATCTTCATTGCCTGCGCCCGCCGCATCGGCATCCCGGCACGCTACGTCTCGGGCCATCTGCACCGCACCGACGGGCTGGAAGACCAGGACGCGGCCCATGCCTGGGCCGAGGGCTGGGTCCCGGATCTGGGCTGGGTCGGGTTCGACGCCGCCAACGGGATCGCGCCCACCGAACACTATGTCCGGGTGGCCTCGGGGCTGGATGCGCTGGGGGCCACGCCGTTCCGGGGGACCAGCTATGGCGGTGGGATGGAGACCATGACCGTGGCCCTGCGTGTGCGCCAGATGCAACAGCTTCAGCAGCAACAGCAAGGAATTGGTTGGTGA
- a CDS encoding alpha-E domain-containing protein, with amino-acid sequence MLSRTAESLYWTGRYMERADFLARILEAAVRLAALPAKDGAAATAWASAIASAGVSRAFAASGRSPTEKSVREYLAFASDNPSSIRACITAARTNARSVRTALTIELWEAINGAWNGLNELGEPGKRDDFVRFLEWVKSTSLNVEGASSRTMLRNDAYWFLRLGMAIERADNTARLLDVKYHLLLPAGERVGGQLDYFQWTTLLREVSALTAYRWVYRESVRPWLVADLMVLNRQMPRSLASCQGMIVSYLERLATDYGRRGPAQRLASARLAQFNDARIEDIFQSGLHEYILGFLGENNKLAAAIQDQYLV; translated from the coding sequence ATGCTGAGCCGGACTGCCGAAAGCCTGTACTGGACCGGCCGCTATATGGAGCGGGCCGATTTCCTGGCGCGCATCCTGGAGGCCGCCGTGCGTCTGGCCGCCCTGCCGGCCAAGGACGGGGCGGCCGCGACCGCCTGGGCCAGCGCCATCGCCTCGGCCGGGGTCAGTCGCGCCTTCGCCGCCTCGGGCCGGTCGCCGACCGAGAAGTCGGTGCGCGAATACCTGGCCTTCGCTTCGGACAATCCGTCGTCGATCCGGGCCTGTATCACCGCCGCCCGCACCAATGCCCGGTCCGTCCGCACCGCCCTGACCATCGAGCTGTGGGAGGCGATCAACGGGGCCTGGAACGGGCTGAACGAACTGGGCGAGCCGGGCAAGCGCGACGACTTCGTGCGCTTCCTGGAGTGGGTCAAGTCGACGTCGCTGAACGTCGAAGGCGCTTCGTCGCGAACGATGTTGCGCAACGACGCCTACTGGTTCCTGCGCCTCGGCATGGCGATCGAGCGGGCCGACAACACCGCCCGTCTGCTGGACGTCAAATACCATCTGCTGCTGCCGGCGGGCGAGCGGGTCGGGGGGCAGCTCGACTATTTCCAGTGGACCACCCTGTTGCGCGAGGTCTCGGCCCTGACCGCCTATCGGTGGGTTTACCGTGAGTCCGTGCGGCCCTGGCTGGTCGCCGACCTGATGGTGCTGAACCGCCAGATGCCGCGTTCGCTGGCCTCGTGCCAGGGGATGATCGTGTCGTATCTGGAGCGGCTGGCGACCGACTACGGACGGCGCGGCCCCGCCCAGCGGCTGGCCTCGGCGCGGCTGGCCCAGTTCAACGACGCCAGGATCGAGGACATTTTCCAGTCCGGCCTGCACGAATACATCCTGGGTTTCCTCGGCGAGAACAACAAGCTCGCGGCGGCGATCCAGGACCAGTATCTGGTTTAG
- a CDS encoding circularly permuted type 2 ATP-grasp protein, whose product MTGTSGPGEVRHPYRTLSRWLDAAPADLLTSRSRQAELFFRRMGVTFAVYGDVESNERLIPFDVVPRIIGAAEWTALEKGLVQRVNGLNAFLKDIYGAQECIKAGIIPADLIFTNPHYRPEMQGRRPPGDIWTHICGVDLVRTGEDGFIVLEDNCRTPSGVSYMLENREMMMRLFPDLFAEHRIRPVETYTDMLLSSLQASAPEGAGGDPNIVVLTPGPYNSAYYEHSFLADKLGVELVEGGDLFVNDDIVFMRTTQGPKRVDVIYRRIDDDWLDPLTFRPDSSVGVPGIMNAYAAGNVTLSNAVGTGVADDKAVYTYMPEIIRFFSGEEPILKNVPTWRCREPDALKEVLDKLPELVVKEVGGSGGYGMLVGPASTKAEIEDFRAKLIADPDDFIAQPTLSLSTAPTLDGSGLSPRHVDLRPFVLSSPAGVKVAPGGLTRVALKAGSLVVNSSQGGGTKDTWVLDE is encoded by the coding sequence ATGACAGGCACGAGCGGACCCGGAGAGGTCCGTCACCCCTACCGGACCCTGTCCCGGTGGCTGGATGCCGCGCCGGCTGACCTACTGACTTCGCGCTCGCGCCAGGCCGAACTGTTCTTCCGCCGGATGGGGGTGACCTTCGCCGTCTATGGCGACGTCGAATCCAACGAGCGGCTGATCCCCTTCGACGTGGTGCCCCGCATCATCGGCGCCGCCGAATGGACGGCCCTTGAAAAGGGCCTGGTCCAGCGGGTCAACGGGCTGAACGCCTTCCTGAAGGACATCTACGGTGCCCAGGAATGCATCAAGGCGGGGATCATCCCGGCCGACCTGATCTTCACCAACCCGCACTACCGGCCCGAGATGCAGGGCCGCCGTCCGCCCGGCGACATCTGGACCCATATCTGTGGCGTCGATCTGGTCCGCACGGGCGAGGACGGCTTCATCGTGCTGGAGGACAACTGCCGTACCCCGTCGGGCGTCTCCTACATGCTGGAGAACCGCGAGATGATGATGCGGCTGTTCCCGGACCTGTTCGCAGAGCACCGCATCCGGCCGGTCGAGACCTATACGGACATGCTGCTGTCCTCGCTCCAGGCCTCGGCGCCGGAAGGGGCGGGCGGCGATCCGAACATCGTCGTCCTGACGCCCGGGCCGTACAACTCGGCCTACTACGAGCACTCGTTCCTGGCCGACAAGCTGGGGGTCGAGCTGGTCGAGGGGGGCGATCTGTTCGTCAACGACGACATCGTCTTCATGCGCACCACCCAGGGGCCCAAGCGGGTCGACGTCATCTATCGCCGCATCGACGACGACTGGCTGGACCCCCTGACCTTCCGTCCGGATTCGTCGGTCGGGGTGCCCGGCATCATGAACGCCTATGCGGCCGGCAACGTCACCCTGTCGAACGCGGTCGGCACGGGCGTCGCCGACGACAAGGCCGTCTATACCTACATGCCCGAGATCATCCGGTTCTTCTCGGGCGAGGAGCCGATCCTCAAGAACGTGCCGACCTGGCGCTGCCGCGAGCCGGATGCGCTCAAGGAGGTCCTCGACAAGCTGCCGGAGCTGGTCGTCAAGGAGGTCGGGGGATCGGGCGGCTATGGCATGCTGGTCGGCCCGGCCTCGACCAAGGCCGAGATCGAGGATTTCCGCGCAAAGCTGATCGCCGACCCCGACGACTTCATCGCCCAGCCGACCCTGTCGCTGTCCACGGCCCCGACGCTGGACGGGTCCGGCCTGTCGCCGCGCCACGTGGATCTGCGGCCTTTCGTGCTGTCGAGCCCGGCGGGGGTCAAGGTGGCGCCCGGCGGTCTGACCCGGGTGGCGCTCAAGGCCGGATCGCTGGTCGTCAACTCCAGCCAGGGCGGCGGGACCAAGGATACGTGGGTGCTGGATGAGTGA
- a CDS encoding group 1 truncated hemoglobin, producing the protein MIRFALVAAFALIAAPVLAQDAAPSAPADVMSTEHPGELAVAPYAQSNAHAGATPFEGTAMYEAFHGEAGVGRIVDGLVARSVADPRISGIFAASDLVRLRRTLKEQFCYILGGGCAYSGRDMAAAHAEMGAQAADMGALVENLQAAMREEGVPFAVQNRFLAKLAPMKPDVVTR; encoded by the coding sequence ATGATCCGCTTCGCCCTTGTCGCCGCCTTCGCCCTGATCGCTGCGCCGGTCCTGGCCCAGGACGCAGCCCCGTCGGCTCCCGCCGACGTCATGTCCACCGAGCACCCCGGTGAGCTGGCCGTCGCCCCCTACGCCCAATCCAACGCCCATGCCGGCGCGACGCCCTTCGAGGGCACGGCCATGTACGAGGCCTTTCACGGCGAGGCCGGCGTCGGACGCATCGTGGACGGGCTGGTCGCGCGCAGCGTCGCCGATCCCCGCATCTCGGGCATCTTCGCGGCCTCGGATCTGGTGCGCTTGCGCCGGACGCTGAAGGAGCAGTTCTGCTATATCCTGGGCGGCGGCTGTGCCTATTCGGGCCGTGACATGGCGGCGGCCCATGCCGAGATGGGGGCCCAGGCGGCGGATATGGGGGCCTTGGTCGAGAACCTTCAGGCCGCCATGCGCGAGGAGGGTGTGCCCTTCGCGGTGCAGAACCGTTTTCTGGCAAAGCTTGCCCCGATGAAGCCCGACGTGGTCACGCGCTGA
- a CDS encoding DUF3034 family protein yields MFFPPVFSLRRAPGRAARPAAPFAIAAAVMSAAGPVAAQVFDWVPESRTGGKLLLTGGVSSVEGSGGGGIATWAVTTGYGAEDGVGANLHATYINLPDYEFRSVGAAVGLWDRVEVSIARQEFDTGATGALLGLGKGFTFTQDIVGVKVKVLGDAVYASDSWMPQIAVGAQFKSNDQGAIIAAVGGQDDEGTDVYVAATKLFLGQSLLVSGAVRWTNANQTGLLGYGGDRNDDLEPQFEGSVGYLLSSNLVVGAEYRTKPDNLGFASEDDWVDVYAAYALNKHLSVTAAWADLGSIATFEDQRGLYLSLQVGF; encoded by the coding sequence GTGTTCTTCCCCCCTGTCTTCTCCCTCCGGAGGGCACCCGGGCGTGCCGCCCGACCTGCGGCACCGTTCGCCATTGCCGCCGCCGTGATGAGCGCCGCCGGTCCCGTCGCGGCCCAGGTCTTCGACTGGGTTCCGGAATCGCGGACGGGCGGCAAGCTGTTGCTGACCGGCGGGGTGTCCTCGGTCGAGGGGTCGGGCGGGGGCGGGATCGCGACATGGGCCGTGACAACGGGGTACGGGGCCGAAGACGGCGTCGGGGCCAATCTGCACGCCACCTACATCAACCTGCCCGACTATGAGTTTCGCTCGGTCGGAGCCGCCGTCGGTCTGTGGGACCGGGTCGAGGTGTCGATCGCGAGGCAGGAGTTCGACACCGGCGCGACCGGTGCCCTGCTGGGCCTGGGCAAGGGGTTCACCTTCACCCAGGACATCGTGGGGGTGAAGGTCAAGGTCCTGGGCGACGCCGTCTATGCCTCGGACAGCTGGATGCCCCAGATCGCCGTGGGGGCCCAGTTCAAGTCCAACGACCAGGGCGCGATCATCGCGGCCGTCGGCGGACAGGACGACGAGGGAACCGACGTCTATGTCGCCGCGACCAAACTGTTCCTGGGCCAGAGCCTGCTGGTCTCGGGGGCAGTCCGCTGGACGAACGCAAATCAGACCGGCCTGCTCGGCTACGGCGGCGATCGGAACGACGACCTGGAGCCCCAGTTCGAGGGTTCGGTCGGATATCTGTTGAGCTCGAACCTTGTGGTCGGTGCCGAATACCGGACCAAGCCGGACAATCTGGGCTTCGCCAGCGAAGACGACTGGGTCGATGTCTATGCCGCCTATGCCTTGAACAAGCACCTGTCCGTCACGGCCGCCTGGGCCGATCTCGGGTCGATCGCGACCTTCGAGGATCAGCGCGGGCTTTATCTGTCCCTCCAGGTCGGGTTCTGA
- a CDS encoding methylamine utilization protein, whose protein sequence is MRFVLALALALLFGLPAVAADLTVSVRDTAGRPVRDAVITVVPNSGVPRGPIRFAWPLRVTQSNVQFDPFVLVVPVGATVSFPNLDRVRHHVYSFSRGNRFEIELYGRDESRSHVFGAAGVAALGCNIHDQMLAYVKVVDTPWAAKTGATGDVTVTGLPAGGATLRVWHPRLTGRGNEIATIYTQAAAGSRQLITGDFSGRAAVR, encoded by the coding sequence ATGCGCTTTGTTCTCGCCCTGGCCTTGGCCTTGCTTTTCGGGTTGCCTGCGGTCGCCGCTGATCTGACGGTCAGCGTCCGCGATACCGCCGGGCGGCCCGTGCGCGACGCCGTGATCACGGTGGTTCCGAACTCGGGTGTCCCACGCGGACCGATCCGGTTCGCCTGGCCTCTGCGCGTCACGCAGTCCAACGTCCAGTTCGACCCCTTCGTCCTGGTCGTGCCCGTCGGCGCGACCGTCAGCTTTCCGAACCTCGATCGGGTCCGCCACCACGTCTATTCCTTCTCGCGCGGCAACCGGTTCGAGATCGAGCTGTATGGCCGCGACGAGAGCCGAAGCCACGTCTTCGGGGCGGCCGGGGTCGCCGCCCTGGGCTGCAACATCCACGACCAGATGCTGGCCTATGTGAAGGTCGTCGATACCCCGTGGGCCGCCAAGACCGGGGCGACCGGCGACGTGACGGTGACCGGCCTGCCCGCGGGCGGTGCCACCTTGCGCGTCTGGCACCCGCGCCTGACCGGACGCGGCAACGAGATCGCCACCATCTATACCCAGGCGGCAGCGGGTTCGCGCCAGCTGATCACCGGCGACTTCTCCGGTCGGGCCGCCGTCCGATGA
- a CDS encoding EAL domain-containing protein → MKIRFNRLQTRLTVLYMGLFGIALVLVAIAVVTAVTSSAHRVVRDELTASGAVYNQIWAGRSEQLRQGASVLAQDFGFREAVATNDEATIRSALDNLRARQKVDGAMIVGIDGYVTAAGLNPDEAAIDTLYAGLESGRLDAGVMTIGTGPYQVVAAPIMAPVLIGWVVFVDPLDVGQMQNLESLSAIPLNATVATRATTGWRDMVGAASPLGALLDRQTFNGAAQAVTTRTPEGSAMVLARALPSFDTDAPAVLVLNYPLKRAMKPYEPLFLALAVIGLAGLALLMAGTWVLARGLTRPISALDDAVHRLQQGEHAEVEVGSTDEIGRLAASFNLMAGDIRDREARLTHMALHDQETGLPNRLSLERQAAAHPGVYVAVVGVDRFEVVRNAIGYDSMAQLLSALGGRLATLTEGSAIARVSGGTLGFSFAAGDDAEAIAIADAVCAQAETPVRLSGATVDVSLSAGLARAGKSLSGVDSTVDRAAIALDQARAARRRCSLFDAASYGDPGGNLSLISELMAAVESGDVWMAYQPKHDLRADAITGVEALMRWRHPRRGFVSPDLFIGMAEETGHIRPLTEWVIHQAIADQKILADQGHDLMMSVNISGRLLSDEAFADFALNEVTASGADLCFEITETAVIDNPELALAIIDRFSAAGIKVSIDDYGSGLSSLAYLKRIKADELKIDKAFVLALDESSRDALLVKSTIDLAHSLGLKVVAEGVETATAMALLQGMGCDIAQGYFIGKPMALKDLSERLAAPVGEARTAAA, encoded by the coding sequence ATGAAGATCCGCTTCAACCGTCTCCAGACCCGACTGACGGTCCTCTATATGGGGCTGTTCGGGATCGCCCTCGTGCTGGTCGCGATCGCCGTGGTCACGGCGGTCACGTCCAGCGCCCACCGCGTGGTGCGCGACGAACTGACGGCATCGGGCGCCGTCTACAACCAGATCTGGGCCGGTCGGTCCGAACAGCTGCGTCAGGGCGCGTCGGTGCTCGCTCAGGACTTCGGATTCCGCGAAGCGGTCGCCACCAATGACGAGGCCACCATCCGCTCGGCCCTGGACAATCTGCGCGCCCGCCAGAAGGTGGACGGGGCCATGATCGTCGGCATCGATGGCTACGTCACTGCCGCCGGCCTGAACCCCGATGAAGCCGCGATCGACACCCTGTACGCGGGTCTCGAATCCGGTCGGCTGGACGCCGGGGTGATGACCATCGGTACCGGACCCTATCAGGTCGTCGCGGCCCCGATCATGGCTCCGGTCCTGATCGGCTGGGTCGTGTTCGTCGATCCCCTCGACGTGGGCCAGATGCAGAACCTGGAGAGCCTTTCGGCCATTCCGCTGAACGCCACCGTCGCCACCCGCGCAACCACCGGCTGGCGCGACATGGTCGGGGCCGCGAGTCCGCTGGGCGCACTGCTCGACCGCCAGACCTTCAACGGCGCAGCCCAGGCCGTCACGACCCGCACGCCCGAAGGTTCAGCCATGGTCCTGGCCAGGGCCCTGCCCTCGTTCGACACCGATGCGCCGGCCGTGCTGGTGCTCAACTATCCCCTGAAGCGGGCGATGAAGCCCTATGAGCCGCTGTTTCTGGCCCTAGCCGTGATCGGCCTGGCTGGTCTGGCCCTGCTGATGGCCGGAACCTGGGTCCTGGCGCGCGGCCTGACCCGGCCGATCAGCGCGCTCGACGACGCCGTCCACCGGCTGCAACAGGGCGAACATGCCGAGGTCGAGGTCGGATCGACCGACGAGATCGGCCGCCTGGCCGCCAGCTTCAACCTCATGGCGGGCGACATCCGCGACCGCGAGGCCCGCCTGACCCACATGGCCCTGCACGATCAGGAGACCGGACTGCCCAACCGGCTGTCGCTGGAGCGCCAGGCCGCCGCCCATCCGGGCGTCTACGTCGCCGTGGTCGGGGTCGACCGGTTCGAGGTCGTGCGCAACGCCATCGGCTATGATTCCATGGCCCAGCTTCTGTCCGCCCTGGGTGGCCGGCTGGCGACCCTGACCGAAGGATCGGCCATCGCCCGCGTCAGCGGCGGGACCCTGGGTTTCAGTTTCGCGGCCGGCGACGACGCCGAAGCCATTGCCATCGCCGACGCCGTCTGCGCCCAGGCCGAAACACCGGTGCGCCTCAGCGGCGCGACCGTCGATGTCTCGCTCAGCGCCGGCCTGGCCCGCGCAGGCAAGAGCCTGTCCGGGGTCGATTCGACCGTCGATCGCGCCGCCATCGCCCTGGATCAGGCGCGAGCGGCCCGCCGTCGGTGCAGCCTGTTCGATGCGGCCAGCTACGGCGATCCCGGCGGCAACCTGTCGCTGATCTCCGAGCTTATGGCGGCGGTCGAGTCCGGCGACGTCTGGATGGCCTATCAGCCCAAGCACGACCTGCGCGCCGATGCGATCACCGGCGTCGAGGCCTTGATGCGGTGGCGGCACCCCCGGCGCGGCTTCGTCTCGCCCGACCTGTTCATCGGCATGGCCGAGGAGACGGGCCATATCCGTCCCCTGACCGAATGGGTCATCCACCAAGCCATCGCCGACCAGAAAATTCTGGCCGATCAGGGCCACGACCTGATGATGTCGGTCAATATCTCCGGCCGGTTGCTGTCCGACGAGGCCTTCGCCGACTTCGCCCTGAACGAAGTCACGGCCAGCGGCGCCGACCTGTGCTTCGAGATCACCGAGACCGCCGTCATCGACAATCCCGAACTGGCCCTGGCCATCATCGACCGGTTCTCGGCGGCGGGGATCAAGGTCTCGATCGACGACTATGGATCGGGCCTGTCGTCCTTGGCCTATCTGAAGCGAATCAAGGCCGACGAGCTCAAGATCGACAAGGCCTTCGTCCTGGCCCTGGACGAGAGCTCGCGCGACGCCCTGCTGGTCAAGTCCACCATCGACCTGGCCCACAGCCTCGGCCTCAAGGTCGTTGCCGAAGGGGTCGAGACCGCGACCGCCATGGCCCTGCTGCAAGGCATGGGCTGCGACATCGCCCAGGGCTATTTCATCGGCAAGCCGATGGCCCTGAAGGACCTGAGCGAGCGGCTGGCCGCGCCGGTCGGCGAGGCACGGACGGCCGCCGCCTAA
- a CDS encoding FAD/NAD(P)-binding protein — MAEAAYPVAIVGGGFSGAMLAARLAESGVASVLIHDNADAGLGVAYSTAFEGHLLNVRTGRMSAVDGRPDDFVAWLRANRPELADPIDFAPRKVYGDYVRDRLAMIEGTFPGRIERIVARAHAIDGTGIGLTDGRTIAADAVVLATGNPAPATASAEPGGRVVSDPWAPGALDLVGADDSILIVGTGLTMVDMIQSLLARGWKGRATALSRRGLVPRAHAATPDLPADLPADALTGPVSNRLAAARATTCASGWRGVMEAYRPITADLWAMADTDQRARMVRHLRPWWDVHRHRIAPRIAETLTGLIASRRLRVVAGRLGVVETDRDGVWAGWSPRGGGAQPPLTANWLIDCTGPAHSPATDPLTAPLLASGRARLDPLRLGLDLDPSGRVLDIKGVADPRLFVLGPPARAAFWETIAVPDIRKRIEAVVDALVSGKRPVG; from the coding sequence GTGGCTGAGGCGGCGTACCCGGTAGCGATCGTCGGTGGCGGCTTTTCCGGAGCCATGCTGGCGGCGCGGCTGGCCGAAAGCGGCGTCGCGTCCGTCCTCATCCACGACAACGCCGATGCCGGTTTGGGTGTCGCCTATTCGACGGCGTTCGAGGGCCATCTGCTCAACGTGCGGACGGGGCGGATGAGCGCGGTCGATGGCCGACCGGACGACTTCGTGGCGTGGCTGCGGGCTAATCGGCCGGAGCTTGCCGACCCGATCGATTTTGCACCGAGGAAGGTCTACGGCGACTATGTGCGCGACCGCCTGGCCATGATCGAGGGCACGTTTCCTGGTCGGATCGAGCGCATCGTCGCACGGGCTCACGCGATCGACGGCACTGGCATAGGCCTGACCGACGGACGGACGATCGCGGCCGATGCCGTGGTTCTGGCCACGGGCAATCCGGCACCTGCGACAGCCTCGGCCGAGCCCGGCGGAAGGGTCGTGAGCGACCCTTGGGCCCCCGGCGCGCTGGACCTTGTCGGCGCGGACGACAGCATCCTGATCGTCGGCACGGGCCTGACCATGGTCGACATGATCCAGAGCCTGTTGGCGAGAGGCTGGAAGGGGCGCGCGACGGCCCTGTCGCGACGCGGCCTGGTTCCGCGCGCCCATGCCGCCACACCTGACCTTCCCGCCGACCTGCCCGCAGATGCCCTGACCGGGCCGGTGTCGAACCGTCTCGCGGCGGCGCGCGCGACGACCTGCGCCAGCGGCTGGCGCGGCGTGATGGAGGCCTATCGACCGATCACCGCCGACCTGTGGGCGATGGCTGACACCGATCAGCGTGCCCGGATGGTTCGGCACCTGCGGCCCTGGTGGGACGTTCACCGCCACCGGATCGCGCCCCGGATCGCCGAGACCCTGACCGGACTGATCGCGTCACGGCGGCTACGAGTCGTCGCCGGCCGGCTGGGCGTCGTCGAGACGGATCGGGATGGCGTCTGGGCCGGCTGGTCGCCGCGCGGCGGTGGGGCACAGCCGCCGCTGACTGCGAACTGGCTGATCGACTGCACGGGCCCGGCCCATTCTCCGGCGACCGACCCGCTGACCGCTCCGCTGCTGGCCTCGGGGCGAGCACGGCTGGATCCGCTGCGCCTCGGTCTCGATCTCGATCCGTCCGGCCGGGTGCTGGACATCAAGGGCGTCGCCGATCCGAGACTGTTCGTGCTTGGGCCGCCGGCCCGCGCGGCCTTCTGGGAGACGATCGCGGTGCCCGACATCCGCAAGCGGATCGAGGCGGTGGTCGACGCCCTGGTCTCGGGTAAGCGTCCGGTCGGTTAG